A genomic window from Tolypothrix sp. PCC 7910 includes:
- a CDS encoding PAS domain S-box protein produces the protein MKPLLRVLIVEDSEDDTLLVLRELRRGGYTVEYVRVDTADSMQAALNQRLWDIIIADYSLPAFSGLAALKLLQKQKLDLPFIIVSGTIGEDIAVAAMKAGAHDYIIKGNMARLVPAVERELREAQERYKRHSAEQAFRESEDRFRTLCSSAPLAIFQTDAQGQLIYSNPLWYDISGFSEQQSVGYGWIEAVHPEDRAEVSQDWQRTVLEQSTWVDEYRLLTPQDEIRWVRALASPMYSTERRFLGHVGTFEDITDRKQAAQKIYEQAALLDISIDAIAVCNLKNHILFWNKGAERLYGWTTAEIVGRNATYVLGKNGETSPSFSEIQAILAKEGKWQGELQQVTKDGKDLIVESRWTLMRDEAGNPKSILKVSTDITQKKQLEAQFLRTQRLESLGSLASGIAHDFNNILTPILATAQLLPAKFPNLDENSQQLLEILESSARRGADLVQQILSFTRGVEGSRTLVQVRHLLSDIAQVAHRTFPKSIETKTDINPNLWTVFADATQLHQVLMNLCVNARDAMPDGGILRINAENLWIDENYAQMHENSEAGFYVVITIADTGTGIPPEIIDRIFEPFFTTKEVGKGTGLGLSTVMSIIKSHNGFVNVYSEVGQGSSFKVYLPSREATETNAVINKNLPSGNNELILVVDDEVSICEIAKTTLETHNYRVLTASDGIGALALYAQYIDDISVVLIDMMMPVMDGSQTIQMLQRMNPDVQIIAMSGLMAYEPHEQKQILGIREFLAKPFTAQVLLNTLYEVILVMSNG, from the coding sequence ATGAAACCCCTCCTGCGTGTTCTAATTGTTGAGGATTCTGAAGATGATACTCTCCTAGTTCTAAGAGAGTTGCGTCGGGGTGGATACACGGTGGAATATGTACGCGTTGATACCGCAGATTCTATGCAGGCAGCACTCAATCAACGATTATGGGATATCATCATTGCAGATTACAGTCTACCTGCCTTTAGTGGTTTAGCAGCCCTAAAACTCCTGCAAAAGCAAAAGCTGGATTTACCATTTATCATTGTGTCCGGCACAATTGGCGAGGATATTGCGGTTGCGGCCATGAAAGCGGGCGCGCACGACTATATAATCAAAGGTAATATGGCCCGCCTAGTGCCTGCGGTAGAGCGAGAGTTACGAGAAGCACAGGAACGGTATAAAAGACATAGTGCAGAACAGGCTTTTCGAGAAAGTGAAGACCGCTTCCGTACTTTGTGTTCTTCAGCTCCTTTGGCTATATTTCAAACTGATGCCCAAGGTCAGCTGATTTATAGCAATCCTTTATGGTATGACATTTCCGGCTTCAGCGAACAGCAGAGTGTAGGCTACGGCTGGATTGAAGCCGTTCACCCCGAAGATAGAGCTGAAGTTTCTCAAGACTGGCAAAGAACAGTCTTAGAACAAAGTACTTGGGTTGACGAGTATAGGCTACTTACCCCCCAAGATGAAATTCGCTGGGTGCGGGCGTTAGCTAGCCCAATGTATTCCACAGAAAGACGATTCTTAGGCCATGTCGGTACATTTGAAGATATTACCGATCGCAAACAAGCAGCACAAAAAATCTACGAACAAGCAGCTTTATTGGATATCTCCATAGATGCGATCGCAGTTTGTAACCTGAAAAATCATATCCTATTCTGGAATAAAGGCGCAGAAAGGCTTTATGGATGGACGACAGCAGAAATTGTCGGCAGAAATGCTACTTACGTTTTGGGGAAAAATGGGGAAACTTCGCCATCATTCTCGGAAATACAGGCAATCTTAGCAAAAGAAGGTAAATGGCAAGGTGAATTACAGCAAGTCACCAAAGATGGCAAAGACCTCATCGTAGAAAGTCGCTGGACGCTGATGCGCGATGAAGCTGGTAACCCCAAATCTATTCTCAAAGTCAGTACCGATATCACCCAAAAAAAGCAACTCGAGGCACAATTTCTCCGCACTCAAAGATTAGAAAGCTTGGGTAGCCTCGCTAGTGGTATTGCTCATGATTTCAACAACATTCTCACGCCTATCTTGGCAACAGCGCAACTACTACCCGCCAAATTTCCCAACCTGGATGAAAACAGTCAGCAATTATTAGAGATATTAGAAAGCAGTGCAAGGCGAGGCGCTGATTTAGTCCAGCAAATTCTCTCCTTTACTCGCGGAGTTGAAGGAAGCCGAACATTGGTGCAAGTGAGACATTTGCTTTCAGATATCGCGCAGGTTGCTCACAGAACCTTTCCCAAATCTATTGAAACCAAAACTGATATCAATCCCAATCTTTGGACAGTTTTTGCCGATGCAACGCAACTGCATCAAGTATTAATGAACCTCTGCGTCAATGCCCGTGACGCAATGCCTGATGGTGGTATTCTTAGAATTAACGCCGAAAACCTGTGGATTGATGAAAACTATGCTCAGATGCATGAAAATTCTGAAGCTGGTTTTTATGTTGTCATTACTATAGCCGATACAGGAACAGGTATTCCCCCAGAAATCATTGACCGCATCTTTGAGCCGTTTTTTACTACTAAAGAAGTAGGAAAAGGCACAGGTTTAGGGCTTTCTACTGTCATGAGCATTATTAAAAGCCACAATGGTTTTGTTAATGTATACAGTGAAGTAGGACAGGGAAGTAGTTTTAAAGTCTACTTACCTAGTAGAGAAGCCACAGAAACCAATGCAGTCATCAATAAAAATCTCCCAAGTGGAAATAACGAATTAATTTTGGTAGTAGATGACGAAGTTTCCATTTGCGAGATTGCTAAAACTACCTTAGAAACTCATAATTACAGAGTTTTAACTGCTAGTGATGGCATTGGAGCTTTAGCGCTTTATGCTCAGTATATAGATGACATCAGTGTGGTGTTAATAGATATGATGATGCCTGTCATGGATGGTTCTCAAACTATACAGATGTTACAGCGCATGAATCCAGATGTCCAAATTATTGCCATGAGTGGACTAATGGCCTATGAGCCCCATGAGCAAAAACAGATCCTTGGTATCCGAGAATTCTTGGCAAAACCTTTTACAGCACAGGTTTTATTGAATACTTTGTATGAAGTAATTTTGGTAATGAGTAATGGGTAA
- a CDS encoding sodium:proton antiporter, whose product MVDTYILDLLVIGLLLLIVTLGSGWISRLPLSFALIYLVVGIFLGPYGFGLIQLRRDDVFNAEFLERIAELVVIISVFSCGLKIVRPLKFGIWDITARLIGFLMPISIFALAAVGKFFLGMNWGEAILLGAILAPTDPVLASEVQLTDTNDQDELRFGLTSEGGLNDALAFPFVYFGIYALKDPNWDNWLKNWLLVDLIWAIAAGIVMGIIVAKAIVWLDKKVQKRRRADELMEDFIAISIIFLTYSLTEIVNGYGFLAVFVAGLVAQRSYHDPERPLAQLGFIEKLEKLLEVGTILILGTILLVQPMLNYAFQSLMVIVLLFFVIRPVGVWISTIGKRPLDSPGRTLHSGTRWLLGWFGIRGVGSLYYLAYAFGNGLKGEPAEQISWITYTTIVFSVIVHGITSTPLMKWYEKHIVTRQKPHIPATIDEFE is encoded by the coding sequence ATGGTAGACACTTATATTCTTGACCTATTGGTCATTGGTCTACTTCTGTTGATAGTTACATTAGGGTCTGGCTGGATTTCGCGTCTACCTCTTTCCTTTGCTCTCATCTATCTAGTGGTTGGTATTTTCTTAGGCCCTTATGGCTTCGGACTGATTCAATTGCGGCGAGATGATGTATTTAATGCTGAATTTCTCGAACGCATTGCAGAACTTGTAGTAATTATTTCTGTATTTAGTTGTGGTTTAAAAATAGTCCGACCGCTGAAATTTGGAATTTGGGATATTACAGCACGCCTCATTGGATTTTTGATGCCAATTTCCATTTTTGCCTTGGCTGCTGTGGGCAAATTTTTTTTGGGGATGAATTGGGGAGAAGCGATTTTATTGGGAGCAATTCTCGCACCAACTGACCCAGTATTAGCCTCAGAAGTCCAACTAACCGATACTAATGACCAAGATGAGTTGCGCTTTGGTTTAACTTCCGAAGGTGGCTTAAATGATGCTTTAGCATTTCCCTTCGTTTATTTTGGTATTTATGCCCTTAAAGACCCTAATTGGGATAACTGGTTAAAGAATTGGTTATTAGTCGATTTAATTTGGGCGATCGCAGCTGGTATTGTCATGGGAATTATTGTTGCCAAAGCAATAGTTTGGCTTGATAAAAAAGTCCAAAAGCGCCGCCGTGCCGATGAGTTAATGGAAGACTTCATCGCTATTAGTATAATTTTTCTCACTTATTCATTAACAGAAATTGTCAATGGCTATGGATTTTTAGCAGTATTTGTAGCGGGTTTAGTTGCTCAACGCAGTTACCACGATCCAGAAAGGCCATTAGCACAACTGGGATTTATAGAAAAATTAGAAAAGCTCTTAGAAGTAGGCACAATTTTAATATTAGGAACGATATTGCTAGTACAACCAATGCTCAATTATGCGTTCCAATCTTTAATGGTAATAGTGTTATTATTTTTCGTTATCCGACCCGTAGGAGTTTGGATTAGCACTATAGGTAAACGTCCTTTAGATTCCCCTGGTCGCACATTACATTCTGGAACTCGCTGGTTATTAGGTTGGTTTGGTATTCGTGGTGTTGGTTCTTTATATTATCTTGCCTATGCATTTGGTAATGGTTTAAAAGGTGAACCTGCCGAACAAATTTCTTGGATAACTTACACCACAATTGTTTTTTCTGTGATTGTGCATGGAATTACTTCAACTCCGTTAATGAAGTGGTATGAGAAACATATTGTTACTCGGCAAAAGCCTCATATTCCTGCAACAATTGATGAATTTGAATAA
- a CDS encoding helix-turn-helix transcriptional regulator gives MITLTQTSATQAIKRQKAEILNYPDLMQVYFFQAVIENLEDGILILNEVGELLHANASAEQICSQLNQENCHKKFVHPIIQQLCQSLIDSRTFTDNQQLILSDEIIFNQTTIFRVRVRWLNLNTVQMPYFLVTIENQYQSLKNIANAEVKKYDLTAREAEIWSLYRGKYSYKDIAAKLYITVNTVKKHMKNIHAKRQAFMEAQQ, from the coding sequence ATGATTACTCTCACTCAAACTTCGGCTACACAAGCAATTAAACGGCAAAAGGCAGAGATTCTTAATTATCCTGACTTAATGCAAGTTTATTTTTTCCAAGCAGTGATTGAGAACTTAGAAGATGGCATCTTAATTTTAAATGAGGTGGGTGAACTTTTACACGCTAACGCATCTGCTGAACAGATTTGTTCGCAGTTAAATCAAGAAAATTGCCACAAAAAATTTGTACATCCAATTATTCAGCAGCTTTGCCAATCCTTAATTGACAGCCGGACTTTTACAGATAATCAACAACTTATTCTCTCAGACGAAATTATATTTAATCAAACAACAATTTTTCGGGTACGGGTCAGATGGCTAAATTTAAATACTGTGCAGATGCCTTATTTTCTAGTCACAATTGAGAATCAATATCAATCGCTCAAAAATATTGCGAATGCTGAAGTTAAAAAATATGATTTGACCGCAAGAGAAGCAGAAATTTGGTCTCTTTATCGAGGTAAATATAGTTATAAAGATATTGCGGCTAAGTTGTACATTACTGTTAATACTGTCAAAAAGCACATGAAAAATATCCATGCTAAACGACAAGCATTTATGGAAGCGCAACAGTAG
- a CDS encoding DUF4168 domain-containing protein — translation MKNIADLFFPRSWQKILSQSLSYSAIATAGLVASILMVSGKVNAQTPQPVNTDEVNNYAQAVLAMEPARQQAFDEIKKIIGGSEIPKIICNDAKTISTLPKKAQDVAVNYCTRSQKIVEDNGLTIIRFNQITLNLQSDENLKRQVYNRLLTIQNSAKPR, via the coding sequence ATGAAAAACATTGCTGATTTATTTTTCCCAAGAAGCTGGCAAAAAATACTTTCTCAAAGTCTGTCTTACAGTGCGATCGCTACTGCTGGTTTAGTAGCCAGCATTTTAATGGTAAGTGGCAAAGTTAATGCTCAAACACCACAACCAGTAAATACTGATGAAGTCAATAACTATGCTCAAGCTGTATTAGCAATGGAGCCAGCACGTCAACAAGCTTTTGACGAAATTAAAAAAATTATTGGTGGAAGTGAAATTCCCAAAATAATTTGTAATGATGCCAAAACTATCAGTACTCTGCCAAAAAAAGCTCAAGATGTGGCTGTAAATTACTGTACACGCTCTCAAAAAATAGTTGAAGATAATGGGTTAACCATTATACGCTTCAACCAAATTACTCTCAATCTCCAAAGCGACGAAAACTTAAAACGGCAGGTTTACAATCGATTATTAACTATTCAAAATTCTGCAAAACCTCGCTAA
- the holA gene encoding DNA polymerase III subunit delta → MPIYVYWGEDDFAIEKAVAVLCDRVLDPLWTSFNYTSLLPDQADAVIQGLNEVMTPSFGAGGRLVWLVNTTLSQHCPDNVLAELTRTLPVIPDNSFLLLTSRNKPDERLKATKLLKQYATEFREFPLIPPWKTELLVQAVHQAAHSTGVKLTAKAMEVIAESVGNDTRLLYNEMEKLRLYGAASNQPLDVDTVTKLVRNTTQNSLQLAAAIRNGDTAKALATLSDLINAAEPGLRIVATLIGQFRTWLWVKIMMESGERNPQEIAKAAEIGNPKRIYFLQQEVKSLSVQQLTSILPLLLDLEVSLKQGYSDMTTLQMKVIELCQVSQGN, encoded by the coding sequence ATGCCAATTTACGTTTACTGGGGTGAAGATGATTTTGCCATAGAAAAGGCCGTGGCTGTGTTATGCGATCGCGTCCTCGATCCCCTATGGACAAGTTTTAACTACACTTCCTTGCTTCCAGATCAAGCTGATGCGGTGATTCAGGGATTAAATGAAGTCATGACACCCAGCTTTGGCGCTGGTGGACGGTTAGTCTGGCTAGTGAATACTACTTTATCTCAGCATTGTCCAGATAATGTGTTAGCAGAACTGACGCGCACCTTACCTGTCATTCCCGACAACTCATTTTTACTCCTCACCAGTCGCAACAAACCCGACGAACGCTTGAAAGCCACGAAACTTTTAAAACAATACGCTACTGAATTTCGGGAATTTCCGCTGATTCCCCCTTGGAAAACAGAGTTACTTGTGCAAGCAGTTCATCAAGCTGCTCATAGCACGGGTGTAAAATTGACAGCTAAGGCCATGGAAGTAATTGCTGAATCAGTAGGCAACGATACTCGCCTCCTCTACAATGAAATGGAGAAATTGCGGCTCTATGGTGCAGCTAGCAATCAGCCCCTAGATGTAGATACCGTTACCAAGCTAGTTAGAAATACTACGCAAAATAGTTTACAATTAGCAGCAGCCATCAGAAATGGGGATACAGCCAAAGCCTTAGCCACCTTAAGCGATCTGATCAATGCTGCCGAGCCTGGTTTACGAATAGTTGCTACATTAATTGGTCAATTTCGCACCTGGTTATGGGTAAAAATTATGATGGAAAGTGGTGAGCGCAATCCTCAAGAGATTGCTAAAGCTGCTGAAATTGGTAACCCCAAACGTATTTACTTTTTACAACAGGAAGTCAAATCCCTTTCTGTACAACAACTTACCTCTATTTTACCTCTGCTATTAGACTTAGAAGTTAGTCTCAAGCAAGGATATTCAGATATGACAACACTTCAGATGAAGGTGATAGAACTTTGTCAAGTGTCTCAAGGAAACTAA
- a CDS encoding serine/threonine protein kinase, protein MDRALIDQLIETVHQELIPKLQVESIAPHDPVKISYLPYPWQKLGVGNYAAVVYHPDYPNWVVKIYAPGRPGFEEEVEVYRRLGSHPAYSECLYAKEGLLILKRLYGVTLYDSIQRGLRIPKQVIQDIDEALEYARKRGLYPHDVHGRNVMMYEGRGLVVDISDFLHEDKCAKWDNLKRAYYWLYRPILAPLRLKIPYLLLDVVRKTYRFFSKLKKSCEHILYKISRRHKNKTH, encoded by the coding sequence ATGGATAGAGCGCTCATAGATCAGCTGATAGAGACTGTTCATCAAGAGTTAATTCCCAAATTACAGGTTGAGAGCATAGCTCCCCACGATCCAGTAAAAATCAGCTATCTTCCCTATCCTTGGCAAAAACTGGGAGTAGGAAATTATGCTGCGGTAGTTTATCACCCAGATTATCCCAACTGGGTTGTTAAGATTTATGCACCCGGACGGCCTGGTTTTGAAGAAGAAGTAGAAGTTTACCGCCGTTTAGGTTCGCACCCGGCTTACTCGGAATGCCTATATGCTAAAGAAGGTCTTTTAATCCTGAAGCGATTATATGGAGTCACACTTTATGACTCTATCCAGCGTGGACTGCGTATCCCCAAGCAAGTTATTCAAGATATCGATGAGGCCCTAGAATATGCGCGGAAGCGGGGATTATATCCCCATGATGTACATGGGCGGAATGTCATGATGTATGAAGGAAGGGGATTAGTGGTAGATATTTCCGACTTTCTCCATGAAGACAAATGTGCCAAATGGGACAACCTCAAAAGAGCATACTATTGGTTATATCGCCCCATCCTAGCCCCATTGCGCCTGAAAATTCCTTACTTATTGCTAGACGTTGTTCGCAAAACTTATCGCTTCTTTTCCAAGTTAAAAAAATCTTGCGAACACATCCTCTACAAAATTTCTAGAAGACACAAGAACAAGACACATTGA
- a CDS encoding GUN4 domain-containing protein, giving the protein MAGKKDIKLSSRRGVDYSKLRDLLAVGNWKDADYETYLVMLQAVGLKEHGSIHERQLLNFPCTDFRTIDRLWVKYSDGIFGFSVQKEIYLSVGGQPDGKYYEEAWNKFGDRVGWRVENSWINYDQVTFDTSAPRGHLPIGECFSRGVGIEVIIFSRLETCKM; this is encoded by the coding sequence ATGGCAGGGAAAAAAGACATTAAACTCAGTTCAAGAAGAGGTGTAGACTATAGCAAACTACGCGATTTGCTAGCAGTAGGGAACTGGAAAGATGCTGATTATGAAACTTATCTGGTAATGCTTCAAGCAGTAGGGCTTAAAGAACATGGCTCCATACACGAACGCCAACTGTTAAATTTTCCCTGTACTGACTTCCGCACCATTGACCGCCTATGGGTAAAATATAGCGATGGAATTTTTGGCTTCAGTGTTCAAAAAGAAATTTACTTAAGCGTTGGTGGTCAGCCTGACGGTAAGTATTACGAAGAAGCCTGGAATAAATTTGGCGATCGCGTGGGATGGCGAGTAGAAAACAGCTGGATTAATTACGATCAAGTTACTTTTGATACTTCTGCTCCTAGAGGACACCTCCCGATAGGTGAGTGTTTCAGCAGGGGTGTAGGAATAGAAGTAATAATTTTTTCTCGCCTAGAGACTTGTAAAATGTAA
- a CDS encoding metal ABC transporter permease: MFQALIEPLQYGFMQRSLVIAILVGLLCAVVGSYLMVQRLALLGDAISHSVLPGLAIAFMVGGNIFVGAFIAGVVSTMAIALIRTRSPIKEDAAMGIVFSAFFALGITLITVIQKDNKIDLNHFLFGNILGVTVDEVRDTAIIAAIVLLVVVLLYKELLFYTFDPLGAQAAGLPVNRLNFGLMLLIALTIVASMKAVGVILVLSLLITPGATAYLLVKRLNQVMILGAVIGVISSISGMYLSYFYNLPSGPAIVLVVSGLFVLALLFSPRHGIFVPQQKKEIVEK, translated from the coding sequence ATGTTCCAAGCATTAATTGAGCCATTGCAATATGGCTTTATGCAGCGATCGCTGGTGATTGCAATATTAGTCGGCTTATTGTGTGCAGTCGTTGGTAGCTATTTGATGGTACAACGATTGGCTTTATTGGGGGATGCTATCAGTCACTCAGTTTTGCCAGGACTAGCGATCGCCTTTATGGTGGGAGGTAATATTTTTGTTGGGGCTTTTATTGCCGGCGTTGTGAGTACAATGGCGATCGCACTGATTAGAACGCGATCGCCAATTAAAGAAGATGCTGCAATGGGCATAGTTTTCTCTGCATTCTTTGCCCTTGGTATCACTTTAATTACTGTTATTCAAAAAGATAACAAAATCGACCTCAATCACTTTTTATTCGGCAATATTTTGGGTGTTACTGTTGATGAAGTACGCGATACCGCCATCATTGCGGCGATTGTTTTATTAGTGGTAGTTTTACTCTACAAAGAACTGTTATTTTACACCTTCGACCCTTTAGGCGCACAAGCCGCAGGTTTACCAGTCAATCGGCTGAACTTTGGATTAATGCTGCTGATTGCGTTAACAATTGTTGCTAGCATGAAAGCTGTGGGTGTAATTCTTGTACTTTCATTATTAATTACCCCTGGTGCTACCGCCTATTTATTAGTTAAACGCCTTAACCAAGTAATGATTTTGGGCGCAGTTATTGGCGTAATTTCTAGTATTAGTGGAATGTATTTGAGCTACTTTTATAATTTACCCTCAGGCCCAGCAATTGTATTAGTAGTATCGGGATTATTTGTATTAGCATTATTATTTAGTCCTCGACACGGGATATTTGTACCGCAGCAGAAGAAGGAAATTGTCGAGAAGTAA
- a CDS encoding metal ABC transporter ATP-binding protein: MKSTEGICISHLGVHYRMQEALRDVNCIIEPGKLTGIFGPNGAGKSTLMKAMLGLVPKSSGNSLYQSKPLMQQLEKVAYVPQRSQIDWTYPATVWDVVMMGRVKKTGWLRSFSAVSRQVANNALERVGMTNFCDRPIGELSGGQQQRVFLARALAQQAEIFCFDEPLVGIDQKTQTVIFEVFHELANAGKIVLVVNHDLGESIAHFDVLILLNQELIATGSRQQVLTEENLQRAYGGKVVYFSDAA; this comes from the coding sequence ATGAAATCTACAGAAGGCATTTGTATCTCCCATCTAGGGGTACACTACCGCATGCAAGAAGCATTGCGAGACGTTAATTGCATCATTGAACCAGGTAAACTCACAGGTATTTTTGGCCCTAATGGTGCTGGCAAAAGTACTTTAATGAAAGCTATGTTGGGTTTAGTCCCAAAAAGTAGCGGTAATTCTTTATACCAAAGCAAGCCGTTAATGCAGCAACTAGAGAAAGTTGCTTATGTACCACAGCGTAGCCAGATTGATTGGACTTACCCAGCTACAGTTTGGGATGTAGTCATGATGGGACGGGTAAAAAAAACTGGATGGTTGCGTAGTTTTTCCGCAGTTAGCCGCCAGGTAGCAAATAATGCCTTAGAAAGAGTGGGGATGACAAATTTTTGCGATCGCCCCATTGGAGAATTGTCTGGAGGACAGCAGCAGCGAGTATTTTTAGCCCGTGCTTTAGCCCAGCAAGCAGAAATTTTCTGTTTTGATGAACCATTAGTAGGAATCGATCAGAAGACTCAGACAGTAATTTTTGAAGTCTTCCATGAACTCGCAAACGCAGGCAAAATCGTCTTAGTAGTCAACCACGACTTAGGCGAATCTATCGCCCACTTTGATGTTTTAATATTATTAAACCAAGAATTAATTGCCACAGGTTCAAGACAGCAAGTACTCACCGAAGAAAACTTACAACGTGCCTATGGTGGCAAAGTAGTTTACTTTTCTGATGCAGCCTAA